The genomic region CGTAGACGTAGGTCAGCGTCGCGACCGCCGAGCGGCTGCAGGCGGTGCGCGAACAGCGGCGGGCGGGACTCACGCGGCAGACGGTACCGCCCGGCCGGGCCCGGCCGGACTAGGCTCGCGGCGTGGATGAGCAGCGGGCCGGACCCGCGCCGCGGGGACGGCGCAGCCGAGACCGCCGCGGTCGCGGAATGCGCGGGCCCGGGGTGCTCCCGCGGACCCCGGGCACCACCGCCGTACGCACCTCGAGGCAGCGCTTCGACGACCTGGTGCTGGGGATCGTCACCGACGTCGACCGCCGCTGGCAGGACCGGCTCGGCCTGGTCGAGTACGCCGTCGAGGACACCCCTCAGGTCCCCGACGACTGGGACCCCGACACCGTGCCGCTGTCCTCGCTGGTCCGGGGGCAGGGCACCCGCCCGACCCGGCTGGTGCTCTTCCGGCGCCCCATCGAGCACCGCTGCGAGTCCCGCAGCGAGCTCGAGGCGCTGGTGCTCACGCTGGTCGTGGAGCAGGTCGCCGAGCTGCTCGGCATCGACGCGGCCGACGTCGACCCGCGCTACGACCCCGACGACTGAGGCCGACCGGAGCGCTCGGGCCGCTGAGGCAGCTCAGGGCAGCCCGGGGCGGACGTCGGGCACCCGGGCGGCGCGGTCCAGCTCGCGCAGCGAGAGTGTCGCGACGCCGTCCCCGGTGACGAGCACGCTGCCCGAGACCGTCGTCCGGCGCGGATCCACCACCACCTGCACGGCGCGCCGGGGCAGGTCGACGGTGCTGGCCCGGTCCGGGGCCATCTCGACCCGCTCCGTCGCCAGCACCTTGCCGGCCCCGTCGCGAGCGGTGACCTCGACCACGCCGACCGCGTCCGCATTGCCCAGCACCAGGCTCTTGGGGCCCGCCGGCACCAGCAGCGCGGAGACCTCGCCCACCGTGGCCCCCGCCACCGTGGACGTCAGGTCTCCCCCGCTCACCGAACGCAGCGTCGCGGTCAGCGGCCCGGTCGAGTCGACCTGCACGCCGGCGACGCCCTCGTCCTCCGCCGCGGCGAGCACCCCGGCCAGCGACACCCGGGTGACCCCGCCCGGGGGCACCCGGACCTCGTCGAGGCCCTCGGGCCGGAACACGGCGTCGGCGCTCAGCAGCCGCACGTCCGCCCGCACCTCGTCGGCCCCGCCGTTGGCGAGCACCAGCTCGCGCTCCGGCGCCCGTCCCGGCAGGCCGAGCAGCACGTTGCGGACGTCCGGCTCGGCCTGGGAGGCGAGCCAGTCGCGGCTCGGCTCGCTGCGGCCGAGCCGGTCCACCTGGTCGAGGACCGTGGCCGAGATCCGGCCCCGGGTCGTGGTGACCTCCAGCGCGAGCTCGTCGCGGCGCGGCACGGTCCGGGACAGGTCCACACGGACGGTCTCGCCGCCGCGCACCACCACCCCGAGCAGGTCGTCGGCCTCGACCGGACCGCCGGCGCCGAGCACCCGCACGTCGACGACTGCCTGGCCGGAGCCCTCGTTGGCGAGCTCGAGCACCGAGGAGTGCCGGGCGCCGGCACCGACCCCGGTGAACCAGGCCCGCGCCGCCCCGGGCAGGCAGTCGGCCGCGGCGAGCGGACCGGTCTCGACGCGGCTGGCCACCAGCCCCGGCGCGAGATCGCCCTCGCCCGTGACCGGGACCGTGTCCGGGTCGGTCACCGACGCCGTGCGCTCCGGCCGCAGGTCGAGTGTCGTCTCCTGCTCCCCCCGGCCGGCCCGCACCGCACCGGACGCCGGCTCGGTGGTCGCGACCAGCACCCGGCTCCGGGCGTCCTCGCGCGCCGAGGGACAGACCAGCGTGGTGCGGGTCAGGGCGCTGTCGGAGGCCGGGGTGGCCGGCCGGCCGGCCGGGTCGCCCCCGCCGAGCAGGACCAGCACCACGGCGAGCAGCGGGACCAGGACCGCCAGCACCACGAGCAGGTCCGGGCGCCCGCCCCGGGCGCGCTCGCTGCGCCGCCGGGGGGCCGCCGGCGCCTGCCGCCGCCCGCTCACGACTGCCTCCGCGCCGCCGCGGCGGCCGTGGTGGGCAGGCACAGCACCAGCACCCACACCAGCGCCACGCCCTGCACGACCAGCAGCGCCGGGCGCACCCAGGACTCCGGGAAGGACCGGGGATCGGAGACCGCGTCGGGGTCGAGCTCGGGGTCCACGCGCCAGGCCCGGGTGGTGCGGTCCTCGGCGCTCGCGGGCACCAGCCCGTCGGCGGCGTCGAGCACCGCGGCGACCTCGCCGTCGGCGGGCGCCGGCAGGACGACGTACTCGATGCCGTCGGCGGCCAGCGCCTCCACGACCCCGAGCGTCGGGCGGGTCACCAGCGCGCTGACCTCCGCGGTCAGCTCCTCGTCCTCGGCCGTCAGCGCCAGCACCTCGTCCTCACCGAGCGTGACCCCGTCACCGCGACGCACGACGTAGCTCACGCCGCCCTCGACGTCGCCGCGGATCACCAGGATGCCCCGGGAGGGGTCGGTCTCCGCGCTCTGCAGCATGTACGCCGGGATGCCGGCGCGCGAGTCCTCGTCGAGGTCGTCGGCCCCGCCCGCGGCGAACCAGCCCAGCGTCACCAGCGGCACCAGCGCCGCGGCTGCGGCCAGCACCACGGCCACGACCCGGCCGGGGACCCGCCAGCGGTCGCGGCTGCCGAGGAAGCCCTGGGCGCCGATCACCGCAGCCACGACGAGCAGTCCCTGGACGAGGACCAGCGGGAAGCCGGGCCCGGGGCTCACCGACACCGAGCCGAGGTCGAGGGTGACGGTCCCGAGCAGGGCAGCGACGCCGCCGGTGACGAGCACGATCAGCCAGCAGACCAGCACCGGGACCCGGGTCGCGCGCGGCACCAGCGCCACCAGGGCGAGCGCGACCAGCACCAGGCCGGTCCAGGCGGGGGCGCCGCCCTCGGCCAGCCGCCCCGTCAGCAGCCCGACGCCGTCGGCGACGGGTCCCGGGATTCGGCCGGTGTCGAGCAGCAGCGCCTCGCCGGCGCCCTCCAGCAGCGCCGGGAGCCACCAGGGCAGCAGCAGCACCGGCACCACGGCCAGGGCCGTGGCGGGCGGGCCCCACACCGTGCGCGAGCGCACCGCCGAGCGCACGACGAGCGCCGCCGCGCCCAGCACGACCACCCCGATCGCGACCGCGACCAGCCAGGCCACCGGCGCGAACGCGGAGACCAGCGCCAGCAGCAGTCCGACGCGCCAGGCCGCGCGCCAGCGGCGGTCGGCCTGCGGGTCGGCGAAGCCCAGCGCGGCGTGCGCCAGCCAGGGCAGCAGGGCGGCGGCCGCGACGATGCCCAGCCGGCCGTCGCCCCAGGCGCCGCTGGCCACGGGGACCAGTGCATAGGTCGTCGCGCCGAGGAGGATCAGCCACCGCGAGACGCCGTACGGCGAGACCAGGCGGCCCACCACGCGCAGGAACCGCCAGGCGCCCCACAGCCCGACCGGGACCGCGAGCACCAGCACCACCGTCACGGCGGCCGCCGGGCTGCCCAGCAGCAGCGTCGCGAGCAGCGCCAGCGGGAGCAGGTACGCCGGCGCCGGCACCGCGGTGCCGGGCCCGAGCCGGTGCCAGCTCTCCAGGTACAGGCTCCACCAGTCGCCGGCCCCCGTCGGCACGGGCGCGAGGCCGCCGCCGGCGACGGAGCCGAAGGCGGCGCGGGACCCGACCAGCGCCAGGAGGACAACGAGGGCGAGCAGCAGCGCCACCGGGTTCGTCACGAAGCGCGCCACCCAGCCGGCGTCCTCGGCGAGGTCGTCCTCCTCGGCGGCCGCCTGGCGGCGGGCGGCGAACGAGGAGGGGTCCTGGTCGGCGCGGGCCGCGCGCCGGCGCTCCGCGACGTCGGAGGCCTGGTGGGTGGCTGCCGCGGCGAGGTCGCTGAGGAAGTCCAGCCCGTGCCGGTAGGGCAGCCACCACGGCGCCAGCAGCGGCCGCACCCGCTCGGGGTCGCTCTCGCCGCGGACCCGGCGCTCGGCGCGCGCCGACCGGATCGCCCGCGGGGCGGAGTAGACCGAGACCAGCGCAGCGAGCTCGTCGAGGGCCTGCCCGACCGAGCGCACCAGCAGGAATCCCAGCACCCGCAGCAGGGTGCCGAGCGCCAGCCGCACGACCCGGAACGGCAGCGAGCGGGCGGGGGCGTTGACCAGCAGGGTGTGCAGGGCCGCGCGCCGCTCCTGGTAGTGGGTGTGCCGTCCGGTCAGGGAGGTGCGCCGCAGGCCCCGGTGCGCCGCCTCGGCGTGGAAGACCACTGCCTGCGGGACGACGACGGTGCGGTGGCCCGCGGCCGCGGCGCGCCAGCCGAAGTCCAGGTCGTTGCCGAAGATCGGGAGCGCGTCGTCGAACCCGCCGAGCTCCTCGAGCACCGAGCGGCGCACGAGCATGCCGGCGGTGTTGACGGCGAGCACGTCGCGGACCCGGTCGTGCTGGCCCTGGTCGTACTCCCCGCGCTCCAGGCCGGTCTCGCGGCGTCCGGTGCTCGAGATCGTGACGCCGACCTCCAGCAGCCGGCGCAGCGAGGGCCACTCGCGCAGCTTCGGCCCGAGGATGTCCGCGCCGGGGTCCTCCTCGGCCGCGGCCAGCAGCGCAGCCAGGGCGCCGGGCTCAGGGTTCGCGTCGTCGTGCAGGAGCCAGATCCAGTCCGCGTCCGGCCCGCAGGCCCCCAGGCCCGCCTGCACCGCCGCGGGGAACGAGGTGTTCCCGGGCAGCCGCAGCGCCGCACCGAACGCGGAGGCCAGCAGCGCGGGGCTCTCGTCCTTGCTGCCGGTGTCGACGGCGACCACCCGGTCCACCGGACGGGTCTGGGCGCGGATGCCGTCGATGACGGCGGGCAGCCAGCGCGCACCGTCGTGGCTGACGAGGAGCACGACGACGGAGGCAGACACGACGCCCCACCCTAGCGACCACCGGGTGGCGGGCCCGCACGGTGCCCGTGCCGAGACCGGGGGCCCGAAATGCGAGGGACCCCGGCCGTCATCGGCCGGGGCTCCCCCTCGTCATCCTCGCCCGAGCCCGCCGTGGTTGTGATGTGGCGTCTCGGACGGCGCCCGGTGGGCGCCTGGTCGGCGCCGCTCAGACGGCGCTCTTCTTCAGCTTGCGACGCTCCCGCTCGGAGAGACCGCCCCAGATGCCGAACCGCTCGTCGTTCAGCAGCGCGGACTCCAGGCACTCCGGGCGCACCTCGCAGGTGAGGCAGACCTTCTTGGCCTCCCTCGTGGACCCGCCCTTCTCGGGGAAGAACGCCTCGGGATCGGTCTGCGCACAGAGCGCCCGCTCCTGCCATCCCGCGTCCCCGGCGTCGTTCTCGAGCAGAAATAGCTCTCTCACGGCACTCGCCCTTTCGACCCGGTACTGCTCTGACCCGCCCAGCGGGTGCGAGCCATGGGCGGGGACCCGTGGCTGGCACCGTGTGGATGCCACTGTCATGACACTGTTGGAATTACATGCCTGTCGCACACCGGAAGTCAAGCCCGGATCTGGTATGGCACCCAGTGGTCCAGTGCGGCGGGAGAGGGCGCCGGGCGGGGTTCCGCGCCCCGGGGACGGGCAGGGACGGGCAGGGACGGCCAGGGTCGGGAGCCGGAGGACCGTGCGGCACAGTAGCGCCATGCGAAACATCACGGTGCTCTCCGGCGGGATGGGCGGCGCGCGCTTCCTCCAGGGCCTGCTGCACGGCATCGACGCCGGCACCATCCCCGGGCTCGCCCCGGACGCCCGGGTCACGGTCGTGGCGAACACCGCCGACGACCTGTGGGTCCACGGCCTCAAGGTCTGCCCCGACCTCGACACGGTGATGTACACCCTCGGCGACGGCATCGACCTCGAGCGCGGCTGGGGCCGGCGCGACGAGAGCTGGCGGGTCAAGGAGGAGCTGGCGGCGTACGGCGTGGAGCCCACCTGGTTCGGCCTCGGCGACCGCGACGTGGCCACCCACCTGGTCCGCACCCAGATGCTCGAGGCGGGCTTCCCCCTCTCGCAGGTGACAGCCGCCCTGTGCCGCCGCTGGCAGCCCGGTGTCGAGCTGCTGCCGATGAGCGACGACCGGGTCGAGACCCACGTCGTGGTCGCGGACGAGGACTCCCCCAGCGGGAAGGCCGTGGTGCACTTCCAGGAGTACTGGATCCGGCTGCGGGCCGCGGTGCCCGCCGAGAGCCTGGTCTTCGTCGGGCTCGACGACGCCACGCCCGGGCCGGGGGTGCTCGAGGCGATCACCGGCGCCGACCTGGTGGTGCTCCCGCCGTCGAACCCGGTGGTCAGCGTCGGGACGATCCTCGGCGTGGCCGGGGTCCGCGACGCGATCCGCACCACCAGCGCGCCGGTCGTGGGGCTCTCCCCGATCGTCGGCGGCGCCCACGTGCGCGGGATGGCCGAGCAGGTGCTCGGGGCCATCGGGGTCGAGGTCTCCGCCGCCGCGGTCGGCCTGCACTACGGCGCCCGGACGGGCGGCGGGGTGCTCGACGGCTGGCTGGTGGACGAGCGCGACGCGGACGCCGTGCCGGCGCTGCAGGCCGGCGGGCTGGCCGCGCGCGCGGTGCCGCTGATGATGACCGACCCGGCCACCACGGCCGCGATGGCCGCCGCCGCGGTCGCGCTGGTCGGCTGATGTCGTCGAGCCGGCCCGGCGGGCGCGTCGAGGCGTTCGCACCGGACGGGATTCCCGAGGTACGCCGCGGCGACGACCTGGTCGCGCTGTTCCTGCCGCTGGTGGACCTGGCCGACGGGGACGTGGTCGTGGTGACCAGCAAGGTCGTCAGCAAGGCCGAGGGCCGGGTCCGGCCCGGTGACCGCGACCAGGCGCTGGCCGGCGAGACCGCCCGGGTCGTGGCCCGCCGCGGGCCCACCACGATCGTGCGCACCCACCACGGGCTGACCATGGCCGCGGCCGGCATCGACGCCTCGAACGTCGAGGCCGGCTCGGTGGTGCTGCTCCCGGAGGACCCGGACGCCTCGGCCCGCGCCCTGCGCGCGAGGATCGCCGAGAGCGCCGGGTGCAACGTCGGCGTGGTCGTCACCGACACCGCCGGGCGGGCCTGGCGCGAGGGCCAGACCGACATCGCGGTCGGCGCGGCGGGCCTCCTCGTCGCCGAGGAGTACGCCGGTCGCGTCGACGCCCACGGCAACCCGCTGGCCGTGACCGCTCCCGCGGTCGCCGACGAGATCGCCGGGCTGGCCGAGCTCGCCTCCGGCAAGCTGGGCGGTCGGCCGGTCGTGGTCGTGCGCGGCCGCCGCGACCTGGTGCTGGCGCCCGGGGAGGACGGCCCCGGCGCCCGGGCGCTGATCCGCCCCGAGGGCGGCGACATGTTCGGCTACGGCGCCCGCGAGGCAGTGGTCCGGGCGCTGCGCGGGGACCCGGCCGAGGCGCTGCCGTTCGGCGCGCCGGCCCCGGCGGAGGACCTCGCGGCCGCGGTCACCGATGTCCTCGGCTCCCGGCCCCGCCGCGACGGCGAGGGCCTCCTGGTCTCGGGGGCTCCGCCCCGGGCCGTCCTCGCCGCGCTCGCGTTCGCGCACGGCTGGGAGATCCAGCCGGATTCCGGTAGTGCCGTCCGCTTGCGCCCACTGACTCCGTAGACTCGCCGGGGCGCCGACGCGCCGTACCCCACCCAGACCGCGAGGAAACCGCACGTGGCCAAGACGCCCAAGTCCGCCAAGTCCGACCGCCAGGCGGTCATCGACGACATCCGACGCAAGCAGAAGGGCGCGGAGAAGCGCCGTGGTCTCGCGATCGTGGGCGTGTGCGCGGCCGTCGCGCTGATCATCATCGGCGCCGCCGCCTACCGCCCGGTCATGAACTGGTGGGACAAGCGCGGCTACTCCGACACCCCGCTCGCCGAGATCGGCTCGGCCGCCTCGGTCTGCCAGGACATCACCACCCAGCCCGCCGAGGGCAGCAACGACCACGTCGACGAGTCGCAGCAGGTCACCTACGACTTCGCGCCGCCGGCCTTCGGCCCGCACTGGAACGTCGCGAACCTGGCGCCGGACCCGATGGACCGGAAGTTCTACACCGCCGACGACCGGCCCGAGCTCGAGGCCCTGGTCCACAACTCCGAGCACGGCTACAACATCATCTGGTACGACGAGACGGTCGCCGAGGACGACGACCAGCTCGCCGAGCTGCGCGCGATCGCCGACAAGTTCACCGGCACCGCCAACTTCCGCGACAAGGTCAAGGTCGTGCCGTGGACCAAGGACGACGCCGAGGAGACCTCCGGCAAGTGGCCCGAGGGCCAGCACGTCGCGTTCACGCACTGGTCGGTCGGCGGCAGCGGCGAGACCGACGCCGCCAAGCAGGTCGGCGTGTGGCAGTACTGCTCCGAGGTCAGCGGCGAGGCGTTCGAGAAGTTCACAGTCGACTACCCCTACACCGACTCCCCCGAGCCGAACGCGATGTGACCACCGGTCTGACCGGGCTGGCGCAGCCGGCCCGGTCAGACCAGGTCGGGTCAGACCAGGTCGGTGCGGCCCGCGGCCTTCAGCCCGGCGACCACGCCCTTGACCTCCTGGGCCCGGGCCCGGGTGGTGACCAGCAGCGCGTCGGGAGTGTCCACGACCACGACGTCCTCGAGGCCCACGACCGCGACCAGCCGGTCGCCGCGCGGCACCACGAGGCCGGTGCTCCCCACTGCATGCACGAGGTCCCGGTCGCCCAGCACGGTGGGCC from Nocardioides pantholopis harbors:
- a CDS encoding metallopeptidase family protein, translated to MDEQRAGPAPRGRRSRDRRGRGMRGPGVLPRTPGTTAVRTSRQRFDDLVLGIVTDVDRRWQDRLGLVEYAVEDTPQVPDDWDPDTVPLSSLVRGQGTRPTRLVLFRRPIEHRCESRSELEALVLTLVVEQVAELLGIDAADVDPRYDPDD
- a CDS encoding DUF5719 family protein; the encoded protein is MSGRRQAPAAPRRRSERARGGRPDLLVVLAVLVPLLAVVLVLLGGGDPAGRPATPASDSALTRTTLVCPSAREDARSRVLVATTEPASGAVRAGRGEQETTLDLRPERTASVTDPDTVPVTGEGDLAPGLVASRVETGPLAAADCLPGAARAWFTGVGAGARHSSVLELANEGSGQAVVDVRVLGAGGPVEADDLLGVVVRGGETVRVDLSRTVPRRDELALEVTTTRGRISATVLDQVDRLGRSEPSRDWLASQAEPDVRNVLLGLPGRAPERELVLANGGADEVRADVRLLSADAVFRPEGLDEVRVPPGGVTRVSLAGVLAAAEDEGVAGVQVDSTGPLTATLRSVSGGDLTSTVAGATVGEVSALLVPAGPKSLVLGNADAVGVVEVTARDGAGKVLATERVEMAPDRASTVDLPRRAVQVVVDPRRTTVSGSVLVTGDGVATLSLRELDRAARVPDVRPGLP
- a CDS encoding glycosyltransferase family 2 protein; translation: MSASVVVLLVSHDGARWLPAVIDGIRAQTRPVDRVVAVDTGSKDESPALLASAFGAALRLPGNTSFPAAVQAGLGACGPDADWIWLLHDDANPEPGALAALLAAAEEDPGADILGPKLREWPSLRRLLEVGVTISSTGRRETGLERGEYDQGQHDRVRDVLAVNTAGMLVRRSVLEELGGFDDALPIFGNDLDFGWRAAAAGHRTVVVPQAVVFHAEAAHRGLRRTSLTGRHTHYQERRAALHTLLVNAPARSLPFRVVRLALGTLLRVLGFLLVRSVGQALDELAALVSVYSAPRAIRSARAERRVRGESDPERVRPLLAPWWLPYRHGLDFLSDLAAAATHQASDVAERRRAARADQDPSSFAARRQAAAEEDDLAEDAGWVARFVTNPVALLLALVVLLALVGSRAAFGSVAGGGLAPVPTGAGDWWSLYLESWHRLGPGTAVPAPAYLLPLALLATLLLGSPAAAVTVVLVLAVPVGLWGAWRFLRVVGRLVSPYGVSRWLILLGATTYALVPVASGAWGDGRLGIVAAAALLPWLAHAALGFADPQADRRWRAAWRVGLLLALVSAFAPVAWLVAVAIGVVVLGAAALVVRSAVRSRTVWGPPATALAVVPVLLLPWWLPALLEGAGEALLLDTGRIPGPVADGVGLLTGRLAEGGAPAWTGLVLVALALVALVPRATRVPVLVCWLIVLVTGGVAALLGTVTLDLGSVSVSPGPGFPLVLVQGLLVVAAVIGAQGFLGSRDRWRVPGRVVAVVLAAAAALVPLVTLGWFAAGGADDLDEDSRAGIPAYMLQSAETDPSRGILVIRGDVEGGVSYVVRRGDGVTLGEDEVLALTAEDEELTAEVSALVTRPTLGVVEALAADGIEYVVLPAPADGEVAAVLDAADGLVPASAEDRTTRAWRVDPELDPDAVSDPRSFPESWVRPALLVVQGVALVWVLVLCLPTTAAAAARRQS
- a CDS encoding WhiB family transcriptional regulator is translated as MRELFLLENDAGDAGWQERALCAQTDPEAFFPEKGGSTREAKKVCLTCEVRPECLESALLNDERFGIWGGLSERERRKLKKSAV
- the cofD gene encoding 2-phospho-L-lactate transferase translates to MRNITVLSGGMGGARFLQGLLHGIDAGTIPGLAPDARVTVVANTADDLWVHGLKVCPDLDTVMYTLGDGIDLERGWGRRDESWRVKEELAAYGVEPTWFGLGDRDVATHLVRTQMLEAGFPLSQVTAALCRRWQPGVELLPMSDDRVETHVVVADEDSPSGKAVVHFQEYWIRLRAAVPAESLVFVGLDDATPGPGVLEAITGADLVVLPPSNPVVSVGTILGVAGVRDAIRTTSAPVVGLSPIVGGAHVRGMAEQVLGAIGVEVSAAAVGLHYGARTGGGVLDGWLVDERDADAVPALQAGGLAARAVPLMMTDPATTAAMAAAAVALVG
- the cofE gene encoding coenzyme F420-0:L-glutamate ligase, giving the protein MSSSRPGGRVEAFAPDGIPEVRRGDDLVALFLPLVDLADGDVVVVTSKVVSKAEGRVRPGDRDQALAGETARVVARRGPTTIVRTHHGLTMAAAGIDASNVEAGSVVLLPEDPDASARALRARIAESAGCNVGVVVTDTAGRAWREGQTDIAVGAAGLLVAEEYAGRVDAHGNPLAVTAPAVADEIAGLAELASGKLGGRPVVVVRGRRDLVLAPGEDGPGARALIRPEGGDMFGYGAREAVVRALRGDPAEALPFGAPAPAEDLAAAVTDVLGSRPRRDGEGLLVSGAPPRAVLAALAFAHGWEIQPDSGSAVRLRPLTP
- a CDS encoding DUF3105 domain-containing protein is translated as MAKTPKSAKSDRQAVIDDIRRKQKGAEKRRGLAIVGVCAAVALIIIGAAAYRPVMNWWDKRGYSDTPLAEIGSAASVCQDITTQPAEGSNDHVDESQQVTYDFAPPAFGPHWNVANLAPDPMDRKFYTADDRPELEALVHNSEHGYNIIWYDETVAEDDDQLAELRAIADKFTGTANFRDKVKVVPWTKDDAEETSGKWPEGQHVAFTHWSVGGSGETDAAKQVGVWQYCSEVSGEAFEKFTVDYPYTDSPEPNAM